The stretch of DNA GGGCCGTCGAGGAATCGGAGGACCTCGGCACCTCCCTCGTGGTGCTGCCGGGCATCTTCGGGCCCGGCGGCGAGCCGATCGTCAAGGTCTGGGGTGTGCACCACGGCGCGTCCGAGGAACTCGAACGCGCCCTTGACGCGCTCACCGATCGCGCGGGCGTCAAGCCCGTGCACCGCGAGGTCTCGGCGCCCGGAGCGTACGCCGACGTCATGCACGAGGCGCTGTGCGGGTCCAAGACCGTCCAGCAGTGCCACCGCACCGGTACCCACCCGGATGCGGTCGGCCACCGGCACCCCTACACCCGGCAGGCCTACCGCCTTACCGGCAGGGCCGTCACGCGCACCGAGGCCGAGTCCCTGTTGCAGGCGTGGGACCCCGGCCTGGACGACGAGCGCTACCTGCTGTGCATCGCGCTCGGCGGTGCCGCCAACCGGGTCGGCCGCACCGAAACCGCCTATGTGCACCGTGAAGCCCAGTTCCTGACGGGCTTCCAGATGGCCACCCGCGACGCAGCGGCGGCCGCGCAGGGCCCGGCCGGGCTCGACGCGTGGGCCGACCGGTGCGGCGCGGCCCTTGCCCCGCTGGCCACCGGCTCCTACATCAACTTCCCCAGTTCCCGGACGCAGGCCGGCTGGGAGACCGACCACTACGGGGAGAACGCCGCCCGACTGCGCGAGATCAAGCAGGCCTACGACCCCGACGGCTTCTTCCGGCACGGCCGAAGCATCGACTCCGGCCGGAAGCGCGGTCAGCAGACGACGAAAGCAGGACGATGAAGACAGGACTGACGGACAAGGCGGTGCTCGTCACCGGTGCTTCTCGCGGCATCGGCCGGGCCACGGCCCTCGCCTACGCGGCGGAGGGCGCACGGGTTGCGATCACTTACCACTCCGACGAGGCGGGAGCGAAGGAGACAGCCGACCAGGTCGCTGCTGCCGGCGGCATCCCGTACGTGGTTCGCTACGACCTCGGTGACGAGGACTCCATACGGGCCGCGGTCGCCGCGGTGGGCGCCGAGTGGGGCGGGCTCGACGTCCTGGTCGCCGGC from Streptomyces sp. NBC_01460 encodes:
- a CDS encoding FAD-binding oxidoreductase — its product is MLRDELKGELVLPSDPGYQLAKQLQNTEYDSVTPYGVAYCASPQDVLACVRHARETGIAAHVRGAGHSFNGWSTGTGLVIDLSRMNRAAVDGPNVRIGAGIQSLDALDALKPHGRQIITGTFPTVGQGGFLSGGGLGWQTRKFGVASDHIVSAQVVLADGRTVRASADEHPDLFWALRGGGGGNFGIVTQFELRPVDAPRLTGFETLWSFRDAADVLAAWQSWAVEESEDLGTSLVVLPGIFGPGGEPIVKVWGVHHGASEELERALDALTDRAGVKPVHREVSAPGAYADVMHEALCGSKTVQQCHRTGTHPDAVGHRHPYTRQAYRLTGRAVTRTEAESLLQAWDPGLDDERYLLCIALGGAANRVGRTETAYVHREAQFLTGFQMATRDAAAAAQGPAGLDAWADRCGAALAPLATGSYINFPSSRTQAGWETDHYGENAARLREIKQAYDPDGFFRHGRSIDSGRKRGQQTTKAGR